The stretch of DNA GACCGACGCAGCCGCAGCGGAGCGACCCCCGCGTCCCGCTCCATCCCGGAGGCGAGCAGGGTCAGCCCGTCCGCCGAGGGCACGACCTTCCGCAGGCCGTACGCGGGCTCGACCCCGAACTCCCCGGGCTGGAGCCACATCTGGACGAACCGGACCGGGCCCTCCGCTCCGCCGACGTTGCGTTCGGAGTGCGTCACCCCGGCTCCGGCGCTCAGGTACTGGATCATTCCGGGACGGACGACCCCCGCGTGGCCGTGGCCGTCCCGGTGGGAGAGGGCGCCCTCGACGACCCAGGTGAGGATCTCGGTGTCCAGGTGCAGGTGGTCGTCGAAGCCGGCGCCGACCGCCAGGGTCTCCTCGTTGCAGGCGAGCAGCGCCCCGAAGGAGACGTTCTTCGGGTCGTAGTGGCCGGAGAAGGAGAAGGCGTGCCTGGTGGAGACGCCGTCGGCGGGGGTGGAGAGGTAGCGCTCGGCCGCACGCCGCAGGTCGGCCCGGGGCCGCGAGGTTACGTCAGTCACACCGTCACGGTAGCCGCCCTCGGCCCCCAGCCGAGGGGGGTGTGCACGAGCACCCCTCGCGGTGAGGCAGGCTTGTCCCTGTGCCAGCCGCTTCAGCGAATTCCGACAAGAAGACCGCAGCCAAGAAGGCCGCCACCACGAAGGCCACCGACCAGGCCGCCGAGCCCGCTCCGCCGGTCGGCGAGGAACCGCCCCGCCCCGCACGCCGGGGGCGCCTGACGGCGCAGGAGCGACGCCTCGCCACCGAGCGCGCCGAGCTGCGCGCCGCCACGCTCAAACGCCTGGAGAAGTCCTCCGGCAAGCTCGCCACCAACGCCATCGCCCGGATGGACGACCAGCTCGGCTGGTACCGGCGGATGCCGCCCGAGCACCGGTCCTGGATCGGCCTGGTCGCCCAGGCCGGCATCGCCGCCTTCACCGAGTGGTACCGCCACCCGGACGCCCCGCAGGCGATCTCCACGGACGTGTTCGGCACCGCGCCCCGCGAGCTCACCCGGGCGATCACCCTGCGCCAGACCGTCGAGCTGATCCGCACCACGATCGAGGTGATGGAGGAGGCCATCGAGGAGGTGGCCGCCCCCGGCGACGAGGCCGGGATGCGCGAGTCGGTGCTGGTCTACGCCCGCGAGATCGCCTTCGCCACCGCCCAGGTCTACGCCCAGGCGGCCGAGGCGCGCGGCGCCTGGGACGCCCGGCTGGAGGCCCTGGTGGTCAACAGCCTGCTCTCCGGGGACGCCGACGAGGGCGTGCTCTCCCGGGCCGCCGCGCTCGGCTGGGGCCAGCCCAGCCAGGTGCGGGTGGTGATGGGCAGCGCCCCGGACGGGGACAGCGAGCTGGTGGTGGAGGCGATCCGCCGGGCCGCCCGGTACGCCAAGCTGCACGTGCTCACCGGGGTGCTCGGCAAGCGCCTGGTCGTGGTGGTGGGCGGCGACAAGGAGCCGGTGCACGCGGCCCGCGCGCTGATCGGCCAGTTCGCCCCCGGCCCGGTGGTGGTCGGCCCCACGGTGGGCGACCTGCTCTCCGCCACCAAGTCGGCGCACGCCGCCGCCGCGGGCCTCAAGGCCTGCGCGGCCTGGCCGGACGCGCCGCGCCCGGTGCTGGCCGACGACCTGCTGCCCGAGCGGGCGCTGGCGGGCGACCAGGCGGCCCGGCGCCAACTGGTGGAGGAAATCTATACACCGTTGGACGAAGCCGGCTCGGCACTGCTGGAGACGCTCAGTGTCTACCTCGAGCAGGCCTCCTCCCTGGAGGGCGCCGCCCGGATGCTCTTTGTGCACCCGAACACCGTGCGCTACCGGCTGAGACGTGTGACTGACGTCACGGGCTATGCTCCGTCCGACGTGCGGTCGGCGTTCACGCTGCGCATCGCACTGGCCCTGGGCCGACTCGGTGCCGCGGTCGAACAGGGATGAGCGGGCTGTAGGGAGTCCACAATCCGCGCTGCTTTTCTTCGTTACCGTCGCCTACCCGCCCCCGGGTGCCTGGCGAGAGAGGGTTGAACCGTGCTCGTAATCGTCGCCCCTGGACAGGGTGCTCAGACCCCTGGATTCCTCCGCCCCTGGCTTGAGCTGGACGGCGCCGCCGACCGGCTGCGGCGGTGGTCCGACGTGGCCGGGCTCGACCTCGTCCACTACGGCACCGAGGCCTCCGAGGAGGAGATCAAGGACACCGCGGTGGCCCAGCCGCTGCTGGTGGCCGCCGGGCTGCTCACCGCCCGTGCGCTCTTCCCCGACGAGGCCGAGGCCCGCCGCCTGGTCGGCGCGGTGGCCGGGCACAGCGTCGGTGAGATCACCGCCGCCGCCGGCGCCGGCGTGCTGAGCGCCCACGACGCCTTGCTGTTCGTCCGCGAGCGCTCGCTGGCGATGGCCGAGGCCGCCGCGATCACCCCGACCGGCATGGCCGCACTGCTCGGCGGCGACCCGGAGCTGGTGGCCGCGAAGCTCGCCGAGCACGGCCTCACCGCCGCGAACAACAACGGCGGCGGCCAGATCGTGGCGGCCGGCACCCTGGCCCAGCTGGAGGCCCTCAAGGCCGACCCGCCGGCCGGCTCCCGGGTGATCTCGCTCAAGGTCGCCGGTGCCTTCCACACCGAGCACATGGCCCCCGGGGTGGAGCGGCTCGCCAAGCTGGCGCCGAGCCTCACCGTGGCGGACCCGCAGGTGGCGTACGTCTCGAACCAGGACGGCAAGGTCGTCGGCAACGGCGCCGAGGTACTGAGCCGGCTGGTGTCGCAGGTCTCCAACCCGGTCCGCTGGGACCTCTGCATGGAGACCCTCGGCGAGCTGGGCGCCACCGCAGTGATCGAGCTGGCCCCGGCCGGTACCCTCACCAACCTGGTCAAGCGCAACCTCAAGGGTGTGGCGACGCTGGCCCTCAAGACCCCCGCCGAACTGGACAAGGCCCGCGCCCTGGTCGCGGAGCACGGCGGTCAGGAGCAGAGCGCATGAGCACCCCCGAGAGCAACACCCCCCGGATCAAGCCCGTCACCGGCGCCCAGTACTCCCGCATCCACGGGGTCGGCGGCTACCGCCCGGTGCGGGTCATCCCGAACGCCGAGGTGCTCGGGTGGATCGACTCCTCGGACGAGTGGATCCGCACCCGCAGCGGGATCGCCGAGCGCCGCTGGGCCGGCCCGGAGGAGACCGTCGCCGAGATGTCGGTGCAGGCCGCCGGCAAGGCGATCGCCCAGGCCGGGATCGACCCGGCGCAGATCGGCGGCGTGATCGTCGCCACCGTCTCGCACCTCAAGCAGACCCCGGCGATCGCCACCGACATCGCCGACCGGCTCGGCTGCGGCACCGCCCCGGCCTTCGACATCTCGGCCGCCTGCGCGGGCTTCGGCTACGGCCTGAGCCTGGCCGACGGCATGATCCGCGGCGGCAGCGCCGAGTACGTGCTGGTGATCGGTGTCGAGCGGCTCAGCGACCTGACCGACCAGTCGGACCGCTCCACCGCCTTCATCTTCGGCGACGGCGCGGGCGCGGCGATCGTCGGCCCGTCCGACACCCCCGGCATCGGCAAGGTGATCTGGGGCTCGGACAGCTCGCAGAAGGACGTCATCTCGCAGACCCAGGCCTGGGACACCGCCTTCGCCAAGCCGGACGCCGTCAACGGCGCCGGCGAGGAGACCAAGTGGCCCGCGCTCCGGATGGAGGGCCAGGCGGTCTTCCGCTGGGCCGTCTGGGAGATGGCCAAGGTGGCCCAGCAGGCGCTGGACGCCGCCGGGATCACCGCCGACCAGCTCGGTGCCTTCATCCCGCACCAGGCGAACATGCGCATCACCGATGCCATGATCAAGAAGCTCGAACTGCCCGACTCGGTGCCCGTCGCCCGCGACATCACCTACACCGGCAACACCTCCGCGGCCTCGATCCCGCTGGCCATGGAGCGCATGTTGGAGAGCGGCGAGGCCCGCAGCGGCGACCTCGCGTTGATCATCGGCTTCGGGGCGGGTCTCGTGTACGCCGCGACAGTCGTTACTCTCCCCTAGGCATCACCGGGCCTCCCGGCCCGACTGACTGACCGACCGTGCCCCGCACCCGCGGGCGCGCGGGGAACGAACTGCCGACTGCCCGCCGGGCAGCGGTCGAATCACAGTGAAGAGGAGCAGCCGCTATGGCTACCAAGGACGAGGTCCTGGAAGGTCTCGCTGAGATCGTCAACGAGATCGCCGGTATCCCGGTCGAGGACGTCGAGCTCGACAAGTCCTTCACCGACGACCTCGACGTCGACTCGCTCTCCATGGTCGAGGTCGTCGTGGCCGCCGAGGAGCGCTTCGACGTGAAGATCCCGGACGACGAGGTCAAGAACCTCAAGACCGTCGGCGACGCCGTGAACTACATCCTCGCGAACCACGAGGGCTGAGTCCGGCCGCCGATCGGCCGGGGTGCGCGAGCACCCCGGCCGGTCACCCCCCTTCCACCCCGGCCGAGCACAGGCCACCACTCCCAGCTCACGTGAGAGAAGAAGAACCAGTGACCGCTGAAAATCGCACCGTGGTCGTCACAGGTATCGGCGCCTTCACGCCGCTCGGCGGCGACGCCGCCTCGTTCTGGGCGGGCCTGGTCGAGGGCCGCTCCGGGGTGGCCCCGCTCACCGAGGAGTGGGCAGCCGACCTGCCCGTCCGGATCGCCGCCCGGGTGGCCGTCGAGCCCGGCGAGATCCTGCCCCGTCCGCTGACCCGCAAGCTGGACCGCTCGGCGCAGTTCGCGCTGATCGCCGCCCGCGAGGCCTGGGCCGACGCCGGCTACGAGACCCCCGCCACCGACGAGTCCTCCAAGCTCGCCCCCGAGCGCCTGGGCGCCGTGATCGCCTCCGGCATCGGCGGCGTCACCACCCTGCTCGACCAGTACGACGTGCTGCGCGAGAGCGGAGTCCGCAAGGTCTCCCCGCACACCGTCCCGATGCTGATGCCCAACTCCCCCGCCGCCAACGTCGGCCTGGAGGTCGGCGCCCGCGCGGGTGTGCACACCCCCGTCTCCGCCTGCGCCTCCGGCGCCGAGGCGATCGGCTACGCGATCGAGATGATCCGCACCGGCCGCGCCGACGTGGTGGTGGCCGGCGGCACCGAGGCCGCGATCCACCCGCTGCCGATCGTCGCCTTCGCCAACATGATGGCGATGTCCAAGAACAACGAGAACCCGACCGAGGCCTCCCGCCCGTACGACACGGCGCGCGACGGCTTCGTGCTCGGCGAGGGCGCCGGCGTCGTCGTGCTGGAGTCGGCGGAGCACGCCGCCGCCCGCGGCGCCCGGGTCTACTGCGAGGCGGTCGGCCAGGGCCTCTCCTCCGACGCCCACCACATCGCCCAGCCCGAGCCCACCGGCTCCGGCGTGGCCCGCGCGATCGCCGACCTCTTCGACCGCAACGAGCTCGACAAGGCCGAGCTGGTCCACGTCAACGCCCACGCCACCTCGACCCCCCAGGGCGACGTCGCGGAGCTCAAGGCCCTCCGCAAGGAGCTCGGCGAGCACCTCGACCACATCGCGATCTCCGCCACCAAGTCGATGACCGGCCACCTCCTCGGCGGCGCCGGCGGCATCGAGACGGTCGCCACCGTCCTCGCCCTCCACCACCGCCTGGCCCCGCCCACCATCAACCTCGACCACCTGGACGAGGAGGTCGAGGCCGACATCGTCACCGGCGAGCCCCGCAAGCTCCCCGAGGGCCCCATCGCCGCCCTCAACAACTCCTTCGGCTTCGGCGGCCACAACGTGGTGCTCGCCTTCCGCACTGCGTAAACCACCAGGGGCGCGGGGAACTGCGCGCGCAACCGCCCTACCAGGTAGAGGGCTGAGCGCGCAGTTCCCCGCGCCCCCGGGCGTACCGCCCCAGTTGGTTACACGACCTGGTGCAGCCAGCGGACGGGCGCCCCGTCCCCCGCATAGCGGAACGGCTCCAACTCGTCGTCCCAGGGCTTCCCGAGCAGCCGCGCCAGCTCCGCCTCCAGGTCCGTCCCCTCGGTCTTCGACCGCAAGAGCACAGCCCGCAGCCGGTCCTCCGGGATCAGGATGTCGCCGTGCAGGCCGGTGACGGCGTGGAAGATGCCGAGTGAGGGCGTGGAGCTGTACCGCTCGCCCTCGGCCGTGGCGCAGGGCTCGCTGGTGACCTCGTAGCGGATCAGCTGCCAACCCCGCAGGGCGGAGGCCAGCTTGGACGCGGTGCCGGGCTCCCCCTGCCAGGAGAGCTCGGAGCGCCAGTGACCGGCGGCGGCCGGCTGCCGCAGCCAGTCGAGGCTGACTCGCACCCCGAGCACACCCGCGACCGCCCACTCGACGTGCGGGCACAACGCGCGCGGCGCGGAGTGGATGTAGAGCACACCACGTGTCGTCATCGGGACCTCCTGGCGGTGGACGAGGGTCGCCTTCCCCAGCTGCCTCGCACCATGCACCGATCCGGCCCGGTCTGACTGTCTTGTGCCCTCTTCGGGCTCAACTCATTCGACATTAGGTCATCAAGTTGAGCAAAACGGACAACCTTTCACACCATGCTATCCGGATCCCGGGTGTGGTCTAGCCCTCGTCGGGTTTCCTCCCCCGAACGGCCCCATCGCCGGGGCGGGCACCACCGTAGCGCCCGCACCGGCACCTCGCATGACGGTCCGTCGGATTGACGGAAAGTCACCAACTGGTGGCCCGTACGGTGTCGCCGTAGGTGCCCCCGCTCAGCACCTCCACCCGGACGCCCCAGTACGGATCGGTGAAGGTCTGCCCGGGCTGGAGGGCCGCCAGGTCGAGCGCGGTGCAGCCGGCGGGCACGGCGGCCCCCGGGTTCCCGTTCATCACCTGCACCGCGCCCTCCCCGGTCGCCACCGAGGTGTCCACCCGGTAGACCACCACCCCGGTCGAGCAGGGTGCCCGGTCCGCGTAGGCGGCCCGCCGGGACTCCACCACGTAGGCCAGCGTGGCCGTGAGCTTCAGCACCACGATCTTGGTGCCGCCCACGTACTCCACCGCGGTGAGCGGCACGGTGGTCTGCCCGACCCCGGGCACGCAGGCCACCTGGGCCTCGTCCAGCCAGCCGAGCTTCCAGGCCTCCCAGCCGAAGTACTCGGGTGCGGGGCCGCCGACCTTGCCCATCAGGTCCCAGCCGCCCACGTACCGGTGGATGTCCGCGCCGTCGTAGCCGTAGAGGTCGGGCAGGCCGAAGGTGTGGCCGGTCTCGTGGTCGGCGATCTTCGGGCCCCAGTACCAGAGGTCCTGGCCGAAGGTGACCGCCCACTTGATCCGGCTGCCGTCGGCGCTGACGCCGGCCGTGGTGGGGTCGTAGACGTAGGTGGGGGTGAAGCTGATCGCCGAGGCCGTCCGGGGTGGCACCACGTAGACCAGGTCGTACTGCGAGAAGTCCACGTACGGGTCGGCCGCCTCCACCGCCTGCCGGACGTACAGCTCGTGCTGCTCGAAGCTGATGCCGCGTTGGTAGCCGTAGCTGGTGGAGGGCTGCGGCATCCGCAGCCAGCGCGGCAGCTGGGTGATGGCCAGCCAGGTGCGGCCGTAGGAGGCCTGCCACATCCAGTCGGCGGCGGGGGTGATCTGGGCGCCGTAGTTGGCGGTCGGCGCGTCGGCGGGGGCGTCGGAGAAGTCGACGTAGAGCATCAGCACCCGCTTGGTGCCCAGCGGCTGCTGGAAGCGGGTGCGGTCGGTGTCGTGGCCCTCGTCCATCCAGCCGGTGGTGCCGGCCAGCGCGCAGGGCGAGGAGCTCGCGGCGGCCCGGTGGGCGGGGACGAGCAGCAGGGCTAGCAGGGCGCAGAGGGCGAGCAGGGCGGCCGTGGGTCGGACGGTACGCATGAGTGGTGACCTCCGGAGTGTGGGGGGGTGGAGGCGCCCCGGCCCGGGCATCAGCCGCCCGGGCCGGGGAGTGAAAGGGGAGGAACGGGCACTACCGGCTCAGGACGACCAGGTCGTCGTGCGGGCCCTTGCTCCGGACCTGGATCCGGACGCCGCTCGCCGGGTCGGTGAAGGACTGGCCGGGCTGGAAGGCGGCCAGGTCGAGCGGGGTGCAGCCGGTGGGTAGGACGGCGGTGGGGTTGCCGTTGACCACCTGGACCGGGCCCTGGCCGGTCTGGGTGGCGGTGTCGATCCTGTAGATCAGCACGCCGGTGGAGCAGGCCTTGGCGTCGGCGCCGAGGGCCCGGCGGGATTCGGCCACGTAGGCCGTGGTCGGGCCGGTGGGCAGCACCGCGATCTTGGTGCCGCCGGTGCGCTCGATCGCGTTCAGCCGCACCGTCCGCTTGCCGGCCGTGGGGAGGCAGGCCACCTGCCTGTCGTCGATCCAGCCGAACTTCCAGCGCTCCCAGCCGAGGTGCTGGGGCGAGGCACCCGCGATGTTGCCCATCAGGTCCCAGCCGCCCACGTAGCGGTGGTAGTCGGTGGCGGTGAAGGCGTAGAGGTCGGGCAGGCCGAAGGTGTGCGAGGTCTCGTGGTCGGCCACCGTCGGGCCCCAGTGGTAGCGGTCCTGGCCGAAGGTGACGGCCCATTTGATCCGGTGGCCCTTGACCGTGATCCCGGCGGCGGTCGGGTCGTAGAGGTAGGTGGGCGAGAAGGTGATCGCCGAGGCGTTCTTGGTCGGGACGACGTAGACCAGGTCGTAGCGGGAGAAGTCGGTGTACGGCGCCGCCGCCTCCACCGCCTGGCGGACGTAGAGCTCGTGCTGCTCGAAGCTGATGCCCCGGTCGAAGCCGTAGGAGTTCGAGGCCTGTGGCATCCGCAGCCAGCGGCGCAGCGGGGTGAGGTCGAGCCTGGTGCGGCCGTAGGAGTCCTGCCTCATCCAGTCGGCGGCGGGGGCGAGTTCGTCGTAGTAGTCCTGCGGCGCGCCCTGGGCGGGGGCGTCGGGGAAGTCGACGAAGAGCGTCAGCACGTGCTTGGTGCCGATCGGGTCGAGGAACTGGGTGCGGTCGGTGGTGTGGCCCTCGTCCGTCCAGCCGGTCGCGCCGGGCAGCGCGCAGGCGGCGGCGCCTGGGGAGGCGGCGGCCGAGGCGGGGGCGGCGGCGACCAGCGGAGCGGCGAGGACCAGGGCCAGCGTGGCGGCCAGGGGGTGGAGTCTCATGGCTTCTCCAGTACGGGTGGGTTTCATGGGGGGGTCAGGCCCGGCCGGCGGCCAGGTCCATCAGGCGGGCGAGCACCCGGGCGCCGGAGGCGGTGACGCCGTCGTGCTCCCACTCGTCGGTGACCCAGGTGCGCAGGGCGCCGACGGCGCGGGCGGTGCGCAGCGAGAGGCCGGCGTCCACGTACATGTCGTCGTGGTAGACGGCGGCGGCCACCGGCACCCGGTTGGCGGCCAGCCGGGCCGGGTCGTAGAGGGCGGGCCAGTCGGCCCGGTGGGCGAGCAGGTCGGCGGCCTCGGCGAAGGGGCGCAGGGCGGCGATCTCCCGGAACATCCAGGGGTAGACCATCTCGCCGGTGAGCAGCAGCGGGTCGGCGGCCCAGTCGGGGTGCTGGGCCAGGGCGCGGTCGGCGGCCCAGCGGGTGGGGGTGGTGCCCTGGCCGTAGATGGTCTCCTGGAGCACGGCGAAGAGCGGGTTGTCGGTGAAGCCGGTGAGCTGCTGCACCTGGTGGAGGAAGGTGGCGGAGAGGGCGCCCTCGGGGGTGATCGCCTCGTCCAGCAGCCAGTGCAGCCGTTCGGCGCCCTCGCCCATGCCGAGCAGCAGGCCGAGGGTGCGCAGCCGGTGGAGGGTCAGCCGGTCGCCGTCGGGCAGGGTGGCCGGCAGCAGGGCGGCGACCCGCCCGAGCAGGGCCCGGTCGGCGGGGTAGCGGGCGTGGTAGCGGGCGACCTTGTCCCGCACCCGGGGGTAGGTGGCGGCGTAGACCTCCTCGGCGGTGGCGGTGAGGCCCGGCAGGCCGCCGGTGACGTAGCAGGCGCGCAGGGCCTCGGGGGCGGTGGAGAGGTAGCTGAGGGTGACGAATCCGCCGTAGCTCTGGCCCAGCGTCTCCCAGGCCTCGATGCCGAGTTGACGCCGGATCAGCTCGGCGTCGGCCACGATCGAATCGGCCCGGTGCAGGCCGAGGTAGCCGGCCAGGGCCTCGGCGGAGGGGAAGGCGGCGGCCGAGCGGGCGGTGAGCGGGGTGCTGCGGCCGGTGCCGCGCTGGTCGAGCAGCAGCACCCGGTGGGTCTTGAGCGCGTGCCCGAGCCAGCCCGAGGTGGCGTTGAGCGGGCGCGGCGACTTCCCGCCCGGGCCGCCCTGGAGGTAGAGCAGCCAGGGCAGGTCGCGTCCGACCAGGGCCGGGTCGGCCACCTCGCGGGCGAAGACCTCGATCTGCCGGCCGCCGGGCTCGGCGTGGTCGAGCGGCGCGGTGAACACGTGGTCGGTCACCACGAGCCCTGGCATCCGGTAGCTGGCGTGGATCATCGGGCCCCTTCGGGGTAGTGGCAGGCGACGTGGTGGCCGGGGGCGAGCTGCCGCAGCACGGGCCGCTCGGCCGCGCAGCGGCTCTCGGCCTTCGGGCAGCGGGTGCGGAACCGGCAGCCGGAGGGCGGGGCCAGCGGGCTGGGCAGGTCGCCCCGGAGCACGATCCGCTCCCGCCCCCGCTCCACCACCGGATCGGGCCGGGGCACGGCGGAGAGCAGGGCGTGGGTGTACGGGTGGGCGGGCGCGGCGAACAGCGTGTCGCGGTCGGCCGTCTCGACCACCGAGCCGAGGTACATCACGGCGATCCGGGTGCTGATCTGCCGGACGGCGCCCAGGTCGTGGGCGATGAAGAGGTAGGCCAGGCCGTACTCCTCCTGGAGGTCCTGGAGCAGGCCCAGCACCTGGGCCTGCACCGAGACGTCGAGCGCGGAGACCGGTTCGTCGCAGACCACCAGCTTCGGCTTGAGCGCCAACGCCCGTGCGATGCCGATCCGTTGGGCCTGCCCGCCGGAGAACTCGTGCGGGTGCCGGTCGGCGTGCTCAGGCCTCAGGCCGACCCGGGCCAGCAGCTCCTCCACCGGCTCCTCGGGGGTCAGCCCCTGGTAGGCGTAGGGCGCCGCCAGGATCCGGCGGACGGTCATCCGCGGGTTGAGCGAGGAGTACGGGTCTTGGAAGACCAGCTGCAACTCGCGGCGCAGCGGCCGTAGCTCGCCCTCGCCCAGGCCGGTCAGCTCGCGGCCTTCGAGCCGGACGGCGCCGGAGCTGGGCCGCTCCAGGCGGGTGAGCAGCCGGGCCACGGTCGACTTGCCGCAGCCGGATTCGCCGACCAGGCCGAGCGTCTCGCCCGGCTCGACGGTGAGCGAGACGCCGTCCACGGCGGTGACGTGGCCGGCCAGCCGCCTGGTCAGGCCGTGCCGGACGGGGTAGCGCTTGACCAGGTCGCTGGCTTCGAGCAGAGGGGTGGTCATCCGGCCGTCTCCAGGGTGGGCAGCCGGCGCGGCAGCGGCCCGTCGATCCGGGGCACGCAGGCGAGCAGGCCCTTGGTGTACGGGTGTTGGGGCGCCCGGAAGAGCTGGTGGACGGGGCCGCGCTCGACGGCCCGGCCCCCGCGCATCACCACCACCTCGTCGGCCAACCCGGCCACCACGCCCATGTCGTGGGTGATCAGCATGATCGCGGTGCCGGACTCGGCCCGGAGCTCGCGCAGCAGGTCGAGGATCTGAGCCTGCACGGTGACGTCCAGCGCGGTGGTCGGCTCGTCGGCGATCAAGAGGTCCGGCTCCAGGCAGAGCGCCATCGCGATCATCACCCGCTGGCGCATCCCGCCGGAGAACTCGTGCGGATAGGACTTGGCCCGCCGCTCGGGCTCGGGGATGCCGACCCGGTCGAGCAGTTCCACCGCCACCCGGTGGGCGGTGCGGCGGCTGGAGCGGTGGTGGGCGCGGTGCGCCTCGGCGATCTGGAAGGCCACCGAGTAGTAGGGGTTGAGGCAGGAGAGCGGGTCCTGGAAGATCATCGCGATCCGCCGACCGCGCAAGTCCCGCAGCAACTTCGGCGGCAGCTGGGTGAGTTCGGCGCCGTCGAAGCGGATCGAGCCGCTCACCTCGGCGCCCTGGAGCAGGCCGAGCACGGCCAGGCTGGTCACCGACTTGCCGCTGCCGGATTCGCCCACCACGCCGAGCACCCGCCCGGCGTCGAGGTCGAGGTCCAGCCCGTCCACGGCCGGGGCCCCGGCGAAGGAGACCCGCAGGTCC from Kitasatospora sp. MMS16-BH015 encodes:
- a CDS encoding pirin family protein; amino-acid sequence: MTDVTSRPRADLRRAAERYLSTPADGVSTRHAFSFSGHYDPKNVSFGALLACNEETLAVGAGFDDHLHLDTEILTWVVEGALSHRDGHGHAGVVRPGMIQYLSAGAGVTHSERNVGGAEGPVRFVQMWLQPGEFGVEPAYGLRKVVPSADGLTLLASGMERDAGVAPLRLRRSDAALWLVTAGPWQALPVLPAAPYRYLHLTAGSVGFRTVPGPQGGGRSMAPGDSVRATGGAFADPTAGEDGAELLLWEMHSPVQYG
- a CDS encoding CdaR family transcriptional regulator; protein product: MTAQERRLATERAELRAATLKRLEKSSGKLATNAIARMDDQLGWYRRMPPEHRSWIGLVAQAGIAAFTEWYRHPDAPQAISTDVFGTAPRELTRAITLRQTVELIRTTIEVMEEAIEEVAAPGDEAGMRESVLVYAREIAFATAQVYAQAAEARGAWDARLEALVVNSLLSGDADEGVLSRAAALGWGQPSQVRVVMGSAPDGDSELVVEAIRRAARYAKLHVLTGVLGKRLVVVVGGDKEPVHAARALIGQFAPGPVVVGPTVGDLLSATKSAHAAAAGLKACAAWPDAPRPVLADDLLPERALAGDQAARRQLVEEIYTPLDEAGSALLETLSVYLEQASSLEGAARMLFVHPNTVRYRLRRVTDVTGYAPSDVRSAFTLRIALALGRLGAAVEQG
- a CDS encoding ACP S-malonyltransferase, producing MLVIVAPGQGAQTPGFLRPWLELDGAADRLRRWSDVAGLDLVHYGTEASEEEIKDTAVAQPLLVAAGLLTARALFPDEAEARRLVGAVAGHSVGEITAAAGAGVLSAHDALLFVRERSLAMAEAAAITPTGMAALLGGDPELVAAKLAEHGLTAANNNGGGQIVAAGTLAQLEALKADPPAGSRVISLKVAGAFHTEHMAPGVERLAKLAPSLTVADPQVAYVSNQDGKVVGNGAEVLSRLVSQVSNPVRWDLCMETLGELGATAVIELAPAGTLTNLVKRNLKGVATLALKTPAELDKARALVAEHGGQEQSA
- a CDS encoding beta-ketoacyl-ACP synthase III, coding for MSTPESNTPRIKPVTGAQYSRIHGVGGYRPVRVIPNAEVLGWIDSSDEWIRTRSGIAERRWAGPEETVAEMSVQAAGKAIAQAGIDPAQIGGVIVATVSHLKQTPAIATDIADRLGCGTAPAFDISAACAGFGYGLSLADGMIRGGSAEYVLVIGVERLSDLTDQSDRSTAFIFGDGAGAAIVGPSDTPGIGKVIWGSDSSQKDVISQTQAWDTAFAKPDAVNGAGEETKWPALRMEGQAVFRWAVWEMAKVAQQALDAAGITADQLGAFIPHQANMRITDAMIKKLELPDSVPVARDITYTGNTSAASIPLAMERMLESGEARSGDLALIIGFGAGLVYAATVVTLP
- a CDS encoding acyl carrier protein yields the protein MATKDEVLEGLAEIVNEIAGIPVEDVELDKSFTDDLDVDSLSMVEVVVAAEERFDVKIPDDEVKNLKTVGDAVNYILANHEG
- a CDS encoding beta-ketoacyl synthase yields the protein MTAENRTVVVTGIGAFTPLGGDAASFWAGLVEGRSGVAPLTEEWAADLPVRIAARVAVEPGEILPRPLTRKLDRSAQFALIAAREAWADAGYETPATDESSKLAPERLGAVIASGIGGVTTLLDQYDVLRESGVRKVSPHTVPMLMPNSPAANVGLEVGARAGVHTPVSACASGAEAIGYAIEMIRTGRADVVVAGGTEAAIHPLPIVAFANMMAMSKNNENPTEASRPYDTARDGFVLGEGAGVVVLESAEHAAARGARVYCEAVGQGLSSDAHHIAQPEPTGSGVARAIADLFDRNELDKAELVHVNAHATSTPQGDVAELKALRKELGEHLDHIAISATKSMTGHLLGGAGGIETVATVLALHHRLAPPTINLDHLDEEVEADIVTGEPRKLPEGPIAALNNSFGFGGHNVVLAFRTA
- a CDS encoding DUF3145 domain-containing protein, which gives rise to MTTRGVLYIHSAPRALCPHVEWAVAGVLGVRVSLDWLRQPAAAGHWRSELSWQGEPGTASKLASALRGWQLIRYEVTSEPCATAEGERYSSTPSLGIFHAVTGLHGDILIPEDRLRAVLLRSKTEGTDLEAELARLLGKPWDDELEPFRYAGDGAPVRWLHQVV
- a CDS encoding M6 family metalloprotease domain-containing protein, producing MRTVRPTAALLALCALLALLLVPAHRAAASSSPCALAGTTGWMDEGHDTDRTRFQQPLGTKRVLMLYVDFSDAPADAPTANYGAQITPAADWMWQASYGRTWLAITQLPRWLRMPQPSTSYGYQRGISFEQHELYVRQAVEAADPYVDFSQYDLVYVVPPRTASAISFTPTYVYDPTTAGVSADGSRIKWAVTFGQDLWYWGPKIADHETGHTFGLPDLYGYDGADIHRYVGGWDLMGKVGGPAPEYFGWEAWKLGWLDEAQVACVPGVGQTTVPLTAVEYVGGTKIVVLKLTATLAYVVESRRAAYADRAPCSTGVVVYRVDTSVATGEGAVQVMNGNPGAAVPAGCTALDLAALQPGQTFTDPYWGVRVEVLSGGTYGDTVRATSW
- a CDS encoding M6 family metalloprotease domain-containing protein, encoding MRLHPLAATLALVLAAPLVAAAPASAAASPGAAACALPGATGWTDEGHTTDRTQFLDPIGTKHVLTLFVDFPDAPAQGAPQDYYDELAPAADWMRQDSYGRTRLDLTPLRRWLRMPQASNSYGFDRGISFEQHELYVRQAVEAAAPYTDFSRYDLVYVVPTKNASAITFSPTYLYDPTAAGITVKGHRIKWAVTFGQDRYHWGPTVADHETSHTFGLPDLYAFTATDYHRYVGGWDLMGNIAGASPQHLGWERWKFGWIDDRQVACLPTAGKRTVRLNAIERTGGTKIAVLPTGPTTAYVAESRRALGADAKACSTGVLIYRIDTATQTGQGPVQVVNGNPTAVLPTGCTPLDLAAFQPGQSFTDPASGVRIQVRSKGPHDDLVVLSR
- a CDS encoding alpha/beta fold hydrolase, yielding MIHASYRMPGLVVTDHVFTAPLDHAEPGGRQIEVFAREVADPALVGRDLPWLLYLQGGPGGKSPRPLNATSGWLGHALKTHRVLLLDQRGTGRSTPLTARSAAAFPSAEALAGYLGLHRADSIVADAELIRRQLGIEAWETLGQSYGGFVTLSYLSTAPEALRACYVTGGLPGLTATAEEVYAATYPRVRDKVARYHARYPADRALLGRVAALLPATLPDGDRLTLHRLRTLGLLLGMGEGAERLHWLLDEAITPEGALSATFLHQVQQLTGFTDNPLFAVLQETIYGQGTTPTRWAADRALAQHPDWAADPLLLTGEMVYPWMFREIAALRPFAEAADLLAHRADWPALYDPARLAANRVPVAAAVYHDDMYVDAGLSLRTARAVGALRTWVTDEWEHDGVTASGARVLARLMDLAAGRA